Proteins encoded within one genomic window of Candidatus Krumholzibacteriota bacterium:
- a CDS encoding elongation factor Tu, whose protein sequence is AMEQELRFAIREGGRTVGAGVVTNIIE, encoded by the coding sequence CGCGATGGAGCAGGAGCTGCGGTTCGCGATCCGCGAGGGCGGACGTACCGTCGGCGCCGGCGTCGTGACCAATATCATCGAGTAA